In the genome of Desulfovibrio desulfuricans, one region contains:
- a CDS encoding bactofilin family protein, which produces MAKDEIAYLGSDTVYEGKLHFKGTVRIEGRYTGEIVSDGTLNVGKDAQVQGTLDVGELLLSGRFSGEVTAKRRVVVYSSGVLEGQLATPNLLTEEGGIIEGQISMKGPAKPKA; this is translated from the coding sequence GTGGCAAAGGACGAAATCGCCTACCTCGGCTCCGACACCGTGTATGAAGGCAAGCTTCACTTCAAGGGTACCGTGCGTATCGAAGGCCGCTACACCGGTGAAATTGTCAGCGACGGAACCCTCAACGTGGGCAAGGACGCCCAGGTGCAGGGCACCCTTGATGTGGGCGAGCTGCTGCTTTCCGGCCGCTTTAGCGGCGAGGTGACCGCCAAGCGCCGCGTGGTGGTGTACAGTTCCGGCGTACTCGAAGGCCAGCTGGCCACCCCCAACCTGCTGACGGAAGAAGGCGGCATCATCGAGGGACAGATCAGCATGAAAGGTCCGGCCAAGCCCAAGGCCTGA
- the rodA gene encoding rod shape-determining protein RodA, which yields MDNRLYSYINWGLLACMMLLYLVGVGNLYSASGTRVESGLAFNSFYQRQLVWGLCGVACMLLAMLFDYRQLRNLAWPFFLITVFLLLLVPIAGKTVYGAKRWISLGFMSLQPSEMAKLSVLVLVARLLARDSRPLGWKHFFSVLCVGLIPCGLIVIQPDLGTTLLILLIMGGMILFHGLKGYVLKTCLLAAPAAVALMWVVGMHDYQRQRILTFLDPGNDPRGTGYHIIQSRIAIGSGELWGKGFREGTQSQLRFLPERHSDFAVAVFGEEWGFVGCVALVTLFCLFLLSIFSSAVQAKDRFGSTLVVGVFFYFFWQIFINMGMVIGLMPVVGIPLPFISYGGSATVVNFTLLGIVLNVSMRRFMFKS from the coding sequence ATGGATAACCGTCTGTACAGCTATATTAACTGGGGCCTTCTGGCCTGCATGATGCTGCTCTATCTTGTGGGCGTGGGCAATCTGTATTCCGCCAGCGGCACGCGGGTCGAGTCGGGCCTTGCCTTCAACTCGTTTTACCAGCGCCAGCTGGTATGGGGCCTGTGCGGCGTGGCGTGCATGCTGCTGGCCATGCTGTTTGACTACCGCCAGCTGCGCAACCTTGCCTGGCCGTTCTTTCTCATAACCGTATTTTTACTGCTGCTTGTGCCCATTGCCGGCAAAACGGTTTACGGGGCCAAACGCTGGATATCGCTTGGCTTCATGAGCCTGCAGCCCTCGGAGATGGCCAAGCTTTCGGTGCTTGTGCTGGTGGCCCGCCTGCTGGCCCGCGACAGCCGCCCCCTGGGTTGGAAGCACTTTTTCAGCGTGCTCTGCGTCGGGCTCATACCGTGCGGGCTTATCGTCATCCAGCCCGACCTTGGCACTACCCTGCTGATACTGCTGATCATGGGCGGCATGATCCTGTTCCACGGGCTCAAGGGCTATGTGCTCAAAACATGCCTGCTGGCCGCGCCTGCCGCGGTGGCCCTCATGTGGGTTGTGGGCATGCACGATTACCAGCGGCAGCGCATCCTGACATTTCTTGATCCGGGCAACGACCCGCGCGGCACGGGCTACCACATCATCCAGTCGCGTATTGCCATCGGCTCGGGCGAGCTGTGGGGCAAGGGATTTCGCGAGGGCACGCAAAGCCAGCTGCGCTTTTTGCCCGAACGCCATTCGGACTTTGCCGTGGCCGTTTTTGGCGAAGAATGGGGATTTGTGGGCTGCGTGGCGCTCGTTACCCTTTTCTGTCTGTTTCTGCTCTCCATCTTTTCTTCGGCGGTGCAGGCCAAAGACCGTTTTGGCAGCACCCTGGTGGTGGGCGTATTTTTTTACTTTTTCTGGCAGATATTCATCAACATGGGCATGGTGATCGGCCTTATGCCGGTGGTGGGCATTCCCTTGCCCTTCATCAGCTACGGCGGCAGCGCCACGGTGGTCAACTTCACCCTGTTGGGCATAGTTCTTAACGTGTCCATGCGCCGATTCATGTTTAAGAGCTGA